One window of Sphingobacteriales bacterium genomic DNA carries:
- a CDS encoding fibronectin type III domain-containing protein: protein MKRIRTVKNFKNTSDEDLLAKGRKVHLDLSGNTDFLTPVPALPVLETALDNYEIAISNAANGGRHLVATRNEKRAVVVDILQRLGTYVDLNSPDIASIILGSGFDIYTTEHEVAPASEKPTIEYAKDAAHSGAVKVKSSKMKHAIANQLRYTSDPFGPEARWTELPSQTKTTFLLNGLTPGVIYWFQTLTISTKGRSDWSDPFQFMVR, encoded by the coding sequence ATGAAAAGGATTCGCACAGTAAAAAATTTCAAAAACACATCTGATGAAGATTTGTTGGCAAAAGGCAGAAAAGTTCATCTTGACCTATCCGGAAATACGGATTTTCTGACACCGGTACCTGCTTTACCTGTACTTGAAACCGCACTCGATAACTATGAAATTGCAATTTCAAATGCAGCCAATGGGGGAAGGCACTTAGTTGCAACCAGAAATGAGAAAAGAGCAGTGGTTGTTGACATTTTGCAAAGATTGGGAACTTATGTAGATTTAAACAGTCCTGATATTGCATCCATAATTTTGGGTTCCGGTTTTGATATCTATACCACCGAACACGAAGTTGCACCTGCATCAGAAAAACCAACCATTGAGTATGCAAAAGACGCAGCACATAGCGGAGCTGTAAAAGTTAAATCATCAAAAATGAAACATGCTATTGCCAATCAATTGCGCTATACCTCTGATCCCTTTGGTCCGGAAGCAAGGTGGACTGAACTTCCCTCACAAACAAAAACTACCTTTCTTCTAAACGGCTTAACTCCCGGGGTGATTTATTGGTTTCAAACTTTAACCATCAGCACCAAAGGACGAAGCGATTGGTCAGACCCCTTTCAATTTATGGTTAGATAG